In the genome of Cryptococcus neoformans var. neoformans B-3501A chromosome 5, whole genome shotgun sequence, the window CGCCGTTGGGACAGGGACCAGGGACGAAgtggaggatatgggaGATGTACGGGTATTTTAGAGAGTTTTGGCATATGACGACAAGGCAGGGATTGCAAGTTGGGGGAGTGGGAAGTGGGGTAGTGATGTTAATTTTTcaggtggagatgatgtGGCATGATTATTCTGCAGGTAATGTGAGTTCAGCACTTTTTTTCTTAtgtcctttccttctcctatATACAATGGGAAGCTGATGTGAGCGATGGTCTTGGCAGATTACCGGCTATCAAGACTCTTCGAgcggtggagaaggagattcAAGCAATGAACTTAGAGAAGATAGTACGTGTGCGTATGCGACGGGGACGGGGATAGCCAATTGGGGTAGCAGACTTGAACCCTTGGGTGCGTTCACCTCTTTTTTCTATTCATGTCTAtcgttttttttttttttttgaaaATGAGCTGAATGAATGGGATAGCTTGGTATGGATGTTATCATGGATTCATCTGTCAGTCCTCTCTTCactctcctttttcttaGAGTACAGACTTCTGAAGTTGCAGATGATAGGTATAATCTGCATCTGCCTCATCGGTGATGAACTCCTGAACGTCCGGTTTGGGTGTTTTGCGCCGCAGTGGTATAGAGGTGGGATTGGATATACGATAATGTTGTGAGCAACCCCTTCACTTGTCCACATGGTGTTTCACGACGGAATGACTGATGGGATCTAGTTTGGCAGCTGCTACACTTTCGACAAGTCCGAACTGGGGAGTTACTTCGTAAGCACtacctctcttcctcgtaCTTGtttcttcccatcattGATCGCCTGCTGCTGTCATGTATAGACTGATCCAGCTCCGCTacgtcatcatcactgTAATGTTCCTCTTTGGGACATACAACCTCTTTCGCACATTTGCCTGCGCCCTTGGCATGGCGACCTCTGGTTTTCGCCACACCGATTATCGTGTAGGCCGTAAACCACTTCGTCCATGGACAGAATCCGAATGGATCGATCCCTATTACCGCCAAAACTTCATCCCCCACAAATATGATAGGTACTTTATCACCGAGCGGTGGCAGTTTGCAGTAGGGGATTGGAGCTTTCCATTGGAGAGGAGACCGAGAGAGGATGTGGAGCGGCAGATGGACGAGTTGGATGGATTGAATCCGTTCAtgatggatgggaggaTACAGAAGGTTTGGCAGAGAAGTCCGGAGGAGATTAGGAGGATGCATGGGAAGATTGGACGGACGTGGGTATCTTTTTGAGCGCTCTACCTTGTTATCCACGTTTTTCCTGTGACAAGCTAACtttattttcctttctctgtACACTTAGTGTCATCCACGGAGGTCCCAAGAAGATGCCACCCCACATGACAAACGATCTCAAACAACGTGAGCGGATCCACATCGGTATCATCGACCCCCGCAACCCTccaacagaagaagaggaagaggagatggtcAAAGCGTTAAATGAGGATAAGGGGTACTTTGGAATTGCGAATTGGAAGCCGAGAACAAAGAGTtttgggtggtggtggtttGATATGAGGAGAGTATGGGCAATTGTTTGCGGGCTTGCATTGATGGGAGTGAGGATTGGGTTATGTGTTTTGTGAGATTATCCCatcccctccttcatttctctttcttgGAGTGTCCAATTGTTCGAGGATTAAGCGAATAGATCGCTGACGACTTGCCTTATCATTGGTTAGTGATCTCGACTATTCGAACCTAGCGTCGTACAGAAACCAATACGACCAGGCCAAAATAGCTTGGCAAGCGACCGATAACGGCGGGCCGGATGCTTCGAAATGCCAATACTACCAAGGAAGTAGTGTGCCGATCTTTGTCATTACCGGTGAGGACTCGTATTCTGGTGGTAAGTCCTCACGTATCATGCGAAGTAGTAGTGGCATATAGAGTGCTGACGGGTTCCTCTTTGGCCGTTGTGCTGTTTTAGTTACCGCCAAGTAAGTCTCTTGAACCTTCCgagccttcttcatttttaGCTAACACAAATCCGTTaccctccacttccttATATTCGCCGCCTGTTACAGTATGATTTGGCTAGGCGTTTGGCACACCTTCCTGATCGGCATGTGCGCCGCCGTCATTTTCGTATCGATGTCGAATAATATGTGGTGGGGAATGCACTGGCCGTTCCCTCCAATGACGCTTATTGGACCAAGGATGAGTTCAATGAGTATCGGGACTACGCTTGGGTTGTGGGTtttccccctcttcttcttttttttttcggAGATGTGTTTAAGGGGCGTCTAACTGGGGAAGTCTGGGCTGATGTGAGTTTAGCGTGGCTTTTGCGACGTTGCAGCAaggtttcttcttcagtaaCGAGTATGTCACCTTTCCCCCTGGCTTCTGAGGATATCGAGAAGATGTGGATATGAGCTGACAAGAGAACATCGTTAACTAAATTCAGCTCGGTAATCCTTGTCACTCGGATAATTTGCTATGCTTCTGTCATAGGATTCATTCTGTTTTTGTACCCCGTTAGTAAAGAATCATGTTTCTACTTCACCTTCCACCCTTACCTTCTAACCTTCGtaaccaaaaaaaaaactgaCAATCATTATTTCCGACGTAACTGTACTAGAATGAGCCCCTAAGGACGAGCTACACCCGTGATCCATTTTGGCCGTGGCTTTCTCGCGTTGCTTTCAGGTTCATGGATAGAAAGAAGTGGCATTACTCGATGAAAGATTTCGATGATGCTCAAGGATAACAGTTGAAAACTGCGACAATcagagaggagagagagatagGGTCTTCGGACAAGGTGTAGAAAGTAGCGAAAAAGGCCTTGTGGGAATTGAATTGGTGAATGGGGAATTAGAATTAGGATTTGAGGTGGAAGATAGAGCTAGATGCGGGGTGTGATCATTATTAAGATGCATAAGATCGTCAATCAGCCGTATAGTAATGTAGTCTACATCGCGCTGTTTCATCCCGGGATAGTCAGCATCAGTCACCAACATGAGGGATAAAAGAGTTAAGAGTTAGAAACGTACTTCTGCCCAGGCAATCCAGGTAAATCCCTCAGCACAAACACTACCATCTCACTCCTCATTTCCGCTAAGGCGAGTTTGTTTCTCGTATCATCCAGCTCTGCAAGGTCCTCTTGATCTTTCAACTGTAACagtcctcttcccccttctTGACCATGACCAAGACCTAAAACTCTCTGTTCCCTCGCAAGcacaaccttcttcttatcCATTTCCGCCCGACGCCTTTGCAAGATATTTCCCATCGTCTTGTAAACACTCGAAAGAAGTACGGAATAACATCGGGATAGGTCGACGGCCCAGAGGTGATATTcggcagaagaggaggaaggcaTGTTTGCACGGGATTTGGCGGCTGTTTTCGGAACTTCTTGGGTTTCGACGAGAGAGAGTTTTTGAAGTTCGGCGAGAATGTAACGCGCGTCCTTGAGGGGGAGCATCGCGCAGTCTCGGATCTAACATGGTATATGGCTTTAGTATTTATGCGGGTAACAAGAGAAGTAGAGGATGGGACGCACGGTAGTTTCAAATGCTTTGCTTGAACGAGTTACTACTGCCAAAACCCGTGCCGCTTTATCTCCCAACTTTTCCCTAACCAAATCACTCAACATCgcttctctcatcttcacaCAAATCGCTTCAAATTCGACTTTATACCCTGGGTTCGTCGATCCCTCTCTCTGTAAAAAAACTCCGGCACCCGTACCCGTGAGCTGATCTTCTCCTGCAAGGATTGAGAGGTATGTGCGGACTAGGTCGGGGATTGATgatttggaggaaaggCCGAGACCGGCAAGGAGGATAGGtgcggaagaaggtggGATAAGTGAGATGATAGAATTGATACCGACCGGGTCATGGGTACGATCGTCTTTGAGGAGAGAGGTATCACGTAATGAAGCATCGAGAACAGCGCGCATGACGATACCTGCGCCTTTGTTCCATCGATCTTCTGCAGCTTTGACGATAAGGTCGTTCCTCATCAATACACCGTAGCGATCATAGTTCACCCTGAGATGTACATCTTGCTTAAGCACGTAGTCAGATTCTTCGATTGCTTTTCCACCCTTGCGTCTCTTGGTGTTTTTGTCGACTTTAGGCTTGGTGATGAGTACTCGGGTGATGGCGCGGAGTGATTCATTCGCGGTACGGACGTCGTGTGCGGCTTCTAGGCGGCAGTTGGTGATGTCATTGGCAGAGAGGAGAGCCGAGCCTTGGGCTTGGGCGAGGCGGCGTTTGTTAGCGGCGAAGCGGCGGGCAATTTGGTCGGATTCGAGGATTTGGAGTTCGGGAGCGGTGGTCTGTAAGAAGTGGTTTTGCAGGAGGGCGATGATAGATCCGGTGATTGCTTCGGCTCCTACACATGAATTAGCACATTAATCTCTATGGAGGAATTTGGACGCACGTATGGCATCAGCGTCACCGCCAAGGCCGGAGATGATGTCTGGAACTCGAAGTTTACCAAAGATCATGAGCTGTTTTACAACTTGCATGGCCTGAGGTGAGTTAGTAGCGACCTTCAGTATAAAGTTCGATTATTATCTCACCAAGAAATCCACTCTCTCATGCGTTATCGCCAACATTCTGCCCCATCGCAACCTTAATAGACACTCCTCCACTATGAACTCATActgttcatcttctcccgTCTCTTTTGCTGAGGCTCCATTTGACTGGACGAGATTGTGTTGCATTAGGATGAGGAGGGCTGATAAGGCGACAGGAGGTGTGAGACCAGAAAGTCTGGCGATTGTTGGGGCTGGAAGACGACCCCTATTGAGTAAAGTGGAGGCGACTCTCTATGGGAACGGTGAATGTATGTTTTGGAATGACGGCTGTACTTACAGAGACAATATCCCCAAACGCATGAGCTACAATCTGCTCACACAGCCTAAcagcttcttttcctctatCTTGCATGGCTTTTATTGCTGTGGATATAGGTGTTTTTGTTGTAATTTTCGTGGAAAGAGAATATGGGAAACAGTCACGTGATACGTTTGATAATTAATTCCGTTCGTGCCtcttttgttttgttttcgtTCTTGTCATTGGCATATTTGGCATATTTATTGATCTGTCCTGTACTTCCTTATTTCTGTACTTCTATATTATTCGGTGGGAGACACCGTAGGGAACATGCCAGCAATAACATCGGACTCAAAAATACCAGTGAGCAGCCACAGTCTCTTGTTGACGCCGCTCACCCCGCCAGGTCCTCACGATCCGTCATTTTACAGATGAATTAGACTCCCTGGCTTATGCCCTCGAACCcgaagaaagagaggataCATGGGAAAAGTTTGAAAAAGCTATCATTAGATTTATAGCAGTCACCAAGGGGGGAGGATATCAATTTACAGAGAGTTATGTCGAAGGcgttggaagaggaggcgtTGGATCAAAAATCGTTAGATGTGTAAGCATTCACCTTTGTATCACTTCACAGCTGAAACTCTAATGATTCTTTCTAGATGCTTTCCGACAGAGGCAGGCTGTCGGGAGTAGCAATTGAACTTCTTCAAACATTTGCTCCTCAATTAGGGCTGCACTTCAAGCCACTCGTCAATCTCTACCTCGAACCCCTTGTCGTGCTCTTGGGACGTCCTAATAAAGTTTTCCTTAAACGGGCCGAAAAATGTTTAGCAGTCATTATCTCCAACTGCCAAATCCCTGCTATCCTTACTTCTCTCCGCCGAGGACTAGACGACAATGCAGCGAGCTGTAGAAAAGGGTGTTCAATGGGCGTCGAAAGAGCCCTTAAAGAGTGGCCGATTGAGTTATGGACAGAAAAATGGCTGGTGATACTGGaagagagcttgaagaaaatGGCGACGAATAAGGATCCGGATGTGAGAAAGGCCGGAAAGAATGTGTGGGCATTGTTCATGGATGCATGGCCGGAAAGGGTGGACGAGTGAGTCTTCAATCCCATCCATAAAAACGAGTCCGTCAACGCGTCTGACGCGTCTTCAGATTTTCAGCACCTCTTACTCCTACCATAAAGCGCTATCTCGACATATCCGGTGCTGGAGGACCTTCCAAACCCAAATCAACACGTCCAGCACCTGCTCGCAAAGCTCTCCCGCCTCTTACTTCATCTACCACCTCATATTGCAACAAACCTCTACACAGCAGTCGACCTCGTGCGGCGcacatctcttcttccgctgcGGTCACGGAAGCGGGTCTCTCTGGGAGACGATCGCCTCATAAAGAACCCACCTTCAACCATGAACCATCTTGCGCTTCTAAAGCGTATCACGAATATTCTCAACGCGAACGGTCTCGCGCATTAGAGACGGCCTCGCTTGCATTTAGTCACGCCGATGCACCATCCGGGGTTTTTCCCCATGACAATCTTCCCTCGTCATCAaatccatcttcattcttctctcctcctgtTCGGCTTGAACATCATACCCAACAAGCAAAACCAAAACCTCTCTCCAAACCTGTCAGACCAGTTATGCCCACATCATTTTCCGTTCCTGCACTTCACACCAACCCTTATTCCCATGTGAGCTCGGGCAAAAGCGGGAGAACAGAGGAACCTGTTAGACCGAGGAGATTGGGACAAGCTCAAAGGATCAAGGTGACACACCCcatggatggagaagagggagacCAAGAACGTGAGCAGCGCGAGTATGGACGTGAACTGGGCAGAGAGGGCCCCTTGAGAGGTGCTGTAAGACCCGGCACGGCTGGAATGGGCGGACTGGGAAAGAAAGCCGGGTTAGGCCGTGCCGAAAGGAGGGTCGTAAcagctcctcttcctacGGCTACCGGTGCAGTGACAAATGGCACGTTGGAAGGAGGGGCAGTGAGattgaggaaaagggaacaTGATATTGCCGCTACCGGTCAAGAGCAAGCGGATTACGGTTCTACAACGCGCGTACACCTGCCATCACAACAAGAAACAGTACTAGAAATAGAACCTGGTttacatcatcatcaacccGAAcctcaacagcaacagcaaggGCTGTTCTCTCCTGTTGCGGTACACATCCTAAAAAAAAATGCCGACTCCCCGCTATTACCTGTGCTTATGGGTTCACGTTCGAGATCATATTCGacttcctccaccccgTCGCTAGAAAACCAGTTTGCACCGACGACCTCTACTCCATCCATCGCCCATCCTAGTATTCCTGCATCGGAATTGGTATCCCCCCTGAAACAAAAGAACGTCtcagaagcggaagcacaagacgaagagaaaaaggaccaagaggaagagatggagccAGTGAAGGTCTCCTTGAATGAAGTTTATCCCCTCAGCCCGCCTTCAACGAAGCCGTCTAGCGAACAAAAGGAGGAACTAGAGCTGGCTAAACGGTTAGAGTTGCCTGCGAGTCcgaaaagaggagatggagatgatggacaGAAGAAAAGACGTGAGGATAAGGACAGCccagaaaggaaaggaaaagggcgaCAACAAGCCGTGGTTCCGATATCCACACTCACTACCGCTTCAATTCCCGCCCCAGCTTTGACTACAACCTCGGCGCCTGTCCCTCCCCCATCTTCTACCTCCGCCACTACCGTCCCACCTTCTCGCAAACCTCCCGTTCCCACTGCCGCCTCTTCCCGTCCCCTGAAACCCCGTTCACGCGTGATCAGCGGCTCTTCAGTATCTACCAAACCCACGAATAAAACCTTTACCAAGCCGATAGTGCGCAAAGCATTTCGACCTACATCTTCTACGTCTTCCACTTCTGCGACTGCGACCGGCGCAGCTTCCGCaggtggaagtggaaaaAATCATTTGACGGCGGCCACAATAGCGAGTCGTGCgaaggctgctgctgcgaCTTCTAGTAAACCGGTAGTCGTAACGTCAAGCACGAGTGCCAATGCCAGTAGCGCTGGTGTGGGAGGTGCAGCTGCTCCTTCGACAGGAGAAAAATGTAAGGATACAGAGGAACGGgggtaggaggaagagaaggtggagaacgagaggaagaaagggaagtaGTTTTGGGGCGccgagaggagagagagggagggaagaaggagagaggaagagcattAGGAGGACCGTGCGAGGAGGCGTTAGCGAGGAGAGAAGTCCGAGCAGAGGGTACAGGGTGTTGTAAGGTGTCTATGAATGcataaagaaaaaagaaagggacTATAATAGAATCTGATAGAATATGTAAAGATAGCCATGCAACAGGCACACCACAAATGGTCTCTCTCCGAATCTCCATGTCTCAGGCTCCCATTTATTTGCTCGTCCAACGCAGGGAAGGTATGCGGAAGATGAGTCAGCTCGTAGAGCTGGGAGAGATACAAAAGGCGTATTCCTTCGAGTAGATAAAATACCTAGCCCAAAGCAGCTTagtcttctcaaactctcGAGCTCAGCAATCCCCGACTGAATCTAGTACAATCGATACGTAGTCTTCCCATGTACAAAGAGCAATCACGCATTTCCAGTCTGTTTCGAGATTGCAGCAACGCGTCTATAGTGTGATATTCTTTAGCTATGGAATCGCTGCAGACCAAACATCTTGCACAATTACGTCTGTACCTTTACTCCGGTCCAGGCCCGGCGTACCAAGAGTTGGCAGTCGTCATTAACACCGGCGGCGTCACGCCTTCAATCGGCACATCCGCCAATTTCTTTACCCAATCTCCATCATGCTCGTACAGGTAGCTTGTACTGCCAGTTAACAAAGTGGGCTTTGGTGCACTCTCGTTCTTGGCCGCGCCTGTGAGCTTATCGATCGCTTTCCAGACGTGCTCCATATCGACAGGAGGGGAAAGCATGTCGTCGATTTCAGAGGAGACGGTACggtagatgaggatggcgagagCAATAGCAGCAACCTTCTTGCTCACTGTTTCACCTGGTCAACGGCAATTCGTTCCCTCTTTGGACACCCTCTTTGGACCCCCGAAGGCTTACCGAATGAGACCATAATGATTACGCTGAGAACTTGTATATCCCTgattctcctcttccacaaCCTttcttgagcttctcgAGCCATACTGGCTTGTACACGCTTCATCAGTACGTCTTCATTAGGGTTAGGAGGTACGGGTAGCTTTGGTCGGTTAAAGTGACCCTAAGATGCCAGGTGAAATGGCATCAGCATAGGTACAATCAAAGATGAAGCAAGCGAAACGAAAACGAGCAGACGTACGACGTGAGGAGCGTTTCCACCTTCCCACCAGAGTTCTTCTCTGACAGCAGCTTCTGGTCTTGTTTTACCcaaagggaaggggaagataCGAGGAGCAGCTTGACGAGTGGTGAGGAACGCCGAAGGGTGGGCCTTCATATTCGCCTACTAAGACGAACATCACCAGTCATTAGCGTCGGTACTCTTTCTGTGGTGTACGCAGGGAACGAGGAGCGGAGAGGGGGGAATCTAAATGGAAGACTGACCCAGAGATCTTGCCGAGGTTTCTTCGCAGCTTTGTTCGCCTTTGCAGAACTAGATTCATCCTGTTTCGGGAATTTGGCAAGAGCTTGCTGATAGCCATAGTAAATCACTGACGCCCTCGTAACATAACAACTTTTCGTGTGAAAGTCAGCTAGGGTAAGAATTTAGGCGTGAAGAGGCATAGTAATAATGCAATGTACGTTACGGCGAACATTGTGAGAGTACTGAAAATGCGGTAGAATGGGATAAGCTGGATCGGCAAAGGTGAAGCAGCCATCACTAACAGAATCAGTCTATCAGTTGAAACTCTCATATTTCAAAGCGCGAATGGCAAAATACCGAGACTTATGGCAGACATGACGGAGATGCATTGTGCGACCTCATTAAATTGCAGACTTTGCTCGTTTCATGGATTAGTTATAACGCTAAAGCGTAGACGCACCACGCCAAACTGTACTTACGCAGGATGCGGTTGTGGCTTGGCCAGCTCCTCTTTAAGtttcttcaccttttccTCATACTTGGAGGCGCTTGATAAGCCCCTCTCTCTTGCCACTGCCAGATCTTTCTCTGCCTTTTGGAGCTGCTCTGCGAGACTTGACATCGTGATTGGACGTTTGCAATTACTCGCCTACAGCGCCATCATTTTCATGTAGTGGATGAGTAAGATATAGATAAGTGATACAGAGTCAGGTGGAAGTCTGTTAAAGTATGTCTCAGCAATGATCCTGGGAAGTTCGAAAAGGAAAGTATGTATGAAAGGAGGCTCACAGGTCACATCCGTTTTATCCCTCGACCCGTCGTCCGTTAACCCTCCTTTTGAAGACCATAATTATGAGGTTATACAGACCATAGTAATTCGATGGAAAGCGCTATTATCGTGCCTATTTCATGGTCACTTTATTGttaaggagatgaagtgACACAGAATTTTGAGTCTTTCGAACGACAGCTAACGAAAGCGGCTCGTTTGCCGTTGTTGTTTAATAGGCAGCGCAAGCCCGTCGGTCTTTAACATTACATAATACAGCTAATGCCGTAGGGTTTGAACTTTTACTATAAAATAAGCACTTGGCCCCTGTCTTAACGGAATACTCGATAATAATATTGAAGGGTATTCGTCAAGGGTTGAAACATCATAGGGAGTACGAGAAGATCGGGAGCAAAAGGATTAGGAGCATGACCTTCAGGGAGAGAGGGTAAGTTCAGCCAAAAGATTTGAATGTACGAAGTGGAACAACTGCACAGCCCAAAAGATACAAATCCATTTCAGATCGGACGGTTCAAAAGCGTCCTTTCTCCTCTACCCAGTGTCCCAAGACTCTGTCCTATGCATAGCCATAAACGGAGTCCCTTTCTACCATGAACCTCCATAACCCTGCTGAGATCCGTACCCTCCGTATCCACCTGCCATGGCCATCTGATCTTGACCTATCCCCGCAGGTATATTCGGTTCTACCAAACCCCCTCCCATGCCCACGcccatcccatccccaacaaCTCCATCTGCGGCCgctccatcttccccctcttcctcttcgccaCCAATCTCTTTCTGTACGCCCAACACGACATTTGCGAGGCCCTCTATCAGAAGGTCGAGACCTTGTTCGACAACGGAACGGACGGGGATGGAACCGACAGATTCGGCGGAGAAGTAGAATGTGGACGGGACCGCATTGTAGTCGAATGGTTCTGCGGGATTTGGAGGGGTTTCAAACGCGGCATTTGAAGAGAGAGGCCATTCCGCACGTTCTAGCGACATATATTAGGATATAAAAAGACCAGGAACACCGAgcaggggaagatggaaaacaTACCATCAGTCTCGAACCAATGCGTTGTATGACGAAGTTTGTTATAGGGGTCATACTCAAAGGCTACAGTTGATAAGGGAGACCATTTGGCATGGTGCTTCGCGATACCCTATAGTGGCAGTCCATTAGTATTACAGCGCAGGAAGACACGATGTAGCGGCAAAATCACCTTATAAGCCTTGCATAAAACATCAATCTCCTGCCCCTTGCCCATCTTTGCGATCAATATCGGAGGTACAGTGGGATTTCCCTTTCCAATAGGCTGGCCCATTTCAGGATCACgattgttgatgatgatgcgatcttcttctgaaaGTTCAGGTGGAGGTCCATAAGGATTGGGGGGCGGGGGCtagatgaagaagtcagAAGGATCAGCGGGGAGTAAGAAATATGGGTAACGCCGCACGATagtgaaagaaaaggaagagaaacgTACCCCACCAGGACTCGGGACCACTTCCAACATATCACTTGTCACCCTCATGAACTGCTCTCCATCATTCCCACTGAAAGTCACCTTTAATCTCAAAGTTACCATACAGTAATAACATCCTTCGTCACAGTCACAGTCTCGAGTGTAGCGAAGTCCCTTCGAGACGTTACGGGAGATAAGGGGAATGAGACCTAAACGGTGGGCAATCATTTCGTCTGCTAAAGGCGTTGTATTTTGCATAAAGAGGACTTGATCGATGGCTATTTGCGACGTATTCGACAACGACAGGAACGCAAGAGCGTTATGTCAGCAAAGTATACAGATGCGCaagcaaaaaaaattaTGAAAACGAACCGATAGTAGGCACATCGGCCATCATAACTCTTCTCAGACTGTTCGCATAGGCGAGCTCCACGCCAGAAAGGTGGAAAGTGGCGTCCGTCTCATTGAGGTTacgaaggagaagacgtgGTTGATTCGTAGGGCCTTGCGGGATCTCGATATTAGTCGATTGGTGTTGTTGGGGGTCGTAGTATCCGTTCATGGTATAGCGCGTTGGAAAAGGGCTGTTGGATGCCGGTAAATGAAAAGATGGGCTCGCACAAGAGAGTAAACAACGCGAAAATAGAGGATTCGAACGAAGAGACCGATGAACGAAGAACAATCCGCGAACTGAGCCTGAAATGCATATAGAGCAATGGGTGATTATGTAATACAATCGGCAACCTAGTTGCATATCAGGTT includes:
- a CDS encoding hypothetical protein (HMMPfam hit to RNA_pol_Rpc82, RNA polymerase III subunit RPC82, score: 95.8, E(): 1.1e-25), whose amino-acid sequence is MQDRGKEAVRLCEQIVAHAFGDIVSRVASTLLNRGRLPAPTIARLSGLTPPVALSALLILMQHNLVQSNGASAKETGEDEQYEFIVEECLLRLRWGRMLAITHERVDFLAMQVVKQLMIFGKLRVPDIISGLGGDADAIRAEAITGSIIALLQNHFLQTTAPELQILESDQIARRFAANKRRLAQAQGSALLSANDITNCRLEAAHDVRTANESLRAITRVLITKPKVDKNTKRRKGGKAIEESDYVLKQDVHLRVNYDRYGVLMRNDLIVKAAEDRWNKGAGIVMRAVLDASLRDTSLLKDDRTHDPVGINSIISLIPPSSAPILLAGLGLSSKSSIPDLVRTYLSILAGEDQLTGTGAGVFLQREGSTNPGYKVEFEAICVKMREAMLSDLVREKLGDKAARVLAVVTRSSKAFETTIRDCAMLPLKDARYILAELQKLSLVETQEVPKTAAKSRANMPSSSSAEYHLWAVDLSRCYSVLLSSVYKTMGNILQRRRAEMDKKKVVLAREQRVLGLGHGQEGGRGLLQLKDQEDLAELDDTRNKLALAEMRSEMVVFVLRDLPGLPGQNAM
- a CDS encoding hypothetical protein (HMMPfam hit to RNA_pol_A_bac, RNA polymerase Rpb3/RpoA insert domain, score: 100.7, E(): 3.6e-27; HMMPfam hit to RNA_pol_L, RNA polymerase Rpb3/Rpb11 dimerisation domain, score: 57.9, E(): 2.8e-14); amino-acid sequence: MNGYYDPQQHQSTNIEIPQGPTNQPRLLLRNLNETDATFHLSGVELAYANSLRRVMMADVPTIAIDQVLFMQNTTPLADEMIAHRLGLIPLISRNVSKGLRYTRDCDCDEGCYYCMVTLRLKVTFSGNDGEQFMRVTSDMLEVVPSPGGPPPPNPYGPPPELSEEDRIIINNRDPEMGQPIGKGNPTVPPILIAKMGKGQEIDVLCKAYKGIAKHHAKWSPLSTVAFEYDPYNKLRHTTHWFETDERAEWPLSSNAAFETPPNPAEPFDYNAVPSTFYFSAESVGSIPVRSVVEQGLDLLIEGLANVVLGVQKEIGGEEEEGEDGAAADGVVGDGMGVGMGGGLVEPNIPAGIGQDQMAMAGGYGGYGSQQGYGGSW